In Penaeus monodon isolate SGIC_2016 chromosome 8, NSTDA_Pmon_1, whole genome shotgun sequence, one DNA window encodes the following:
- the LOC119575882 gene encoding immunoglobulin superfamily DCC subclass member 4-like, translated as MSCLELEADSRSQTSVHLSWRVTEGQDGAAYYTVKYQQITHSPNPAEATFVRSDTPEIVITGLKPFSTYEFSVRAHESEKTYGPFSHPVQAMTMGNLPSSPEDFMYEPTDASTIRLKWNPPEQLTGTLKKYEILYSLDKQKPLSEWDVHEVEGDATADTMM; from the exons ATGAGCTGTCTGGAG CTGGAGGCAGATTCTCGGTCTCAGACAAGCGTTCACTTGTCCTGGAGAGTAACAGAAGGTCAGGATGGAGCAGCTTATTACACTGTCAAGTACCAGCAGATCACGCATTCACCAAATCCAGCAGAAGCAACATTTGTCCGCAG TGACACTCCAGAGATTGTAATCACAGGCTTGAAACCATTCAGCACATATGAATTCAGTGTTCGTGCTCATGAATCAGAGAAGACATATGGCCCTTTTAGTCATCCTGTTCAAGCTATGACTATGGGTAACC TCCCATCATCACCAGAGGATTTCATGTATGAACCTACGGATGCTTCTACGATCCGCCTGAAATGGAACCCACCAGAACAGTTGACTGGGACTCTGAAGAAGTATGAAATTCTCTACAGTCTGGATAAGCAGAAGCCTTTATCTGAGTGGGATGTGCATGAGGTAGAGGGTGATGCCACGGCAGATACG ATGATGtga